The Vicia villosa cultivar HV-30 ecotype Madison, WI unplaced genomic scaffold, Vvil1.0 ctg.001196F_1_1, whole genome shotgun sequence genome includes a window with the following:
- the LOC131633968 gene encoding glutamine--tRNA ligase-like yields MQSLSSLARCSMKCPNRIPFVAKLAVREEFDLVDVNGSTKSRNVDCMSTVDDDKGLGPTVRSQIEISDIVNASIGAREKKIPAKEDSSEKEKSLDLFLKIGLDERTDRNTIANNKVTTNLTAVIHEVGVTDGCRRSVGNLIYTVATKYPGNALPHRPTLLQYVVSSKVKTTIQLDAALSFLATTGNENLDLNKFEEACGVGVEDSTEDIKHAFNGVFEENKASILELRYRTNDLPAKFTAELPVENITHEGFSWGH; encoded by the exons atgcaGAGTTTGTCCTCGCTCGCAAGGTGTTCGATGAAATGTCCCAACCGAATTC CTTTTGTGGCGAAGTTAGCAGTGAGAGAGGAATTTGATTTAGTTGATGTTAACGGCTCAACGAAATCGAGGAATGTTGATTGTATGAGTACTGTGGATGATGATAAAGGACTTGGTCCTACTGTtcgttctcagattgaaatttcCGACATTGTTAATG CTTCAATCGGAGCCCGTGAGAAGAAGATTCCTGCGAAGGAAGATAGCTCGGAGAAGGAGAAGTCTCTCGATCTCTTTCTAAAGATCGGCTTAGACGAACGCACAGATCGAAACACCATCGCCAACAACAAAGTCACTACCAATCTCACTGCTGTTATCCATGAG GTCGGTGTTACCGACGGATGCAGGCGATCAGTTGGGAACCTTATTTATACG GTTGCTACCAAGTACCCTGGAAATGCCTTGCCGCATCGCCCAACGTTGCTGCAATATGTAGTTTCGTCCAAG GTGAAAACAACGATACAATTAGATGCGGCACTATCTTTTCTTGCTACTACTGGAAATGAGAACCTTGATTTGAATAAATTTGAAGAAGCATGTGGTGTTG GTGTTGAAGATTCAACAGAAGATATCAAGCATGCTTTTAATGGAGTTTTTGAGGAGAATAAGGCTTCAATTCTAGAACTTCGTTATCGAACAAATG atttacctgcgaaaTTTACTGCAGAACTTCCTGtcgaaaatattacccacgaaggttttagctggggacactaa
- the LOC131633969 gene encoding 21 kDa protein-like: MEAFSSKFLLIFLAFCFITQSIQARETNTLFIRNSCSSTTYPRLCYASLVKHADFIQTNRVLLTGTALNVTLASAKSTSAFMSTLSRDRGLKPREAAAMKDCVEVLSDSVDELRRSIGEMSHLRNSNFELTISDVQTWVSAALTDESTCTEGFQEINAKDNTQTIVRSKIVQVAQLTSNALALINKLAN; this comes from the coding sequence ATGGaagcattttcttcaaagtttcttCTCATATTTTTAGCCTTTTGTTTCATCACACAGTCTATCCAAGCAAGAGAAACCAACACCTTATTCATTAGAAACTCTTGCAGTTCCACAACTTATCCAAGACTATGCTACGCATCCTTAGTGAAGCATGCCGATTTCATTCAAACAAATCGCGTGCTTTTAACGGGCACGGCTCTAAACGTGACTCTTGCATCCGCGAAATCAACCTCAGCTTTCATGTCGACGCTCTCTAGAGACCGGGGTTTGAAGCCAAGAGAGGCTGCAGCTATGAAGGATTGCGTCGAAGTGTTGAGTGACTCCGTCGATGAACTCAGAAGGTCCATAGGTGAGATGAGTCATCTTAGGAATTCAAATTTTGAGCTAACAATAAGTGATGTACAAACTTGGGTTAGTGCTGCTTTGACGGATGAGAGCACTTGTACCGAAGGATTCCAAGAGATTAATGCAAAGGACAATACTCAGACAATAGTGAGAAGCAAAATTGTTCAAGTAGCTCAATTGACTAGCAATGCTTTGGCTTTAATAAATAAACTTGCCAATTAA